One Betta splendens chromosome 8, fBetSpl5.4, whole genome shotgun sequence DNA segment encodes these proteins:
- the arl5c gene encoding putative ADP-ribosylation factor-like protein 5C isoform X2 produces the protein MGFLLTKMMAAFCETDHKVIIVGLDNAGKTTILYQFLTKEAVHTSPTIGSNVEEIKVRNSSFLVWDIGGQESLRANWHTYYTNTEFVILVVDSTDRERLTISKDELHRLLTHEDLRNAAILIMANKQDVKGSMTAAEISQCLTLDSITTHSWHVQACCALTGEGLPASLDWMRSRVVAN, from the exons ATGGGATTCCTGCTGACTAAGATGATGGCTGCGTTCTGTGAAACAG ACCACAAAGTCATCATTGTGGGTTTGGATAATGCAGGAAAGACAACCATCCTCTACCAGTT TCTCACAAAAGAAGCTGTCCACACGTCACCGACCATCGGAAGCAACGTTGAGGAGATCAAAGTACGCAACAGCAGCTTCTTGGTTTGGGATATTGGTGGACAGGAGAGCCTTCGAGCCAACTGGCACACGTACTACACCAACACAGAG TTTGTCATTCTGGTTGTGGACAGCACCGATCGGGAAAGACTCACGATAAGCAAGGACGAGCTGCACCGGCTGCTGACACACGAG GACCTGAGGAACGCAGCCATTCTTATTATGGCCAACAAACAAGACGTGAAGGGCTCCATGACAGCAGCGGAGATCTCCCAGTGCCTCACGCTTGACTCAATCACAACACACTCGTGGCATGTCCAAGCCTGCTGTGCTCTGACAGGAGAAGG CCTACCTGCCAGTCTAGACTGGATGAGGTCACGAGTTGTTGCCAACTAG
- the LOC114859913 gene encoding plexin domain-containing protein 1-like produces the protein MDVQTFADGAMRVFSSAEPRVFAITMATYEGHRGGGKGCSLLDTGWCVEGARASEGGRERRVKVGFKEKCREEGRRSVLLSSSVRLSPSNMCFSLVTLFLCLSQTEPTKVWLHQQTDDQYTVQQIEESTGGDSHLHRAQRSSSGHVISRAVLGGELTIDILPDNMTRIVEDSGKYYTWRSFGPEDQRTQELWVDMSDVRHGQVRVHGILSNSYKQAVNVALSFDFPFYGHYLKQISIATGGFIFTGDSTHRMLTATQYIAPLMANFDPSYSRESTVQYLDNGELFVVQWERVRLFGKESAGAFTFQAALYKTGTITFSYRDVPLSLDVISSAQHPVKAGLSDAFIVTAPSSKSPDAQRRTIYEYDRVEINTSKIINYSAVEFTPLPTCLKHDSCELCLSSNQTSGCSWCNVLQRCSDGMDRHRQEWLDYGCSEQDKDATCEDYSKDESFTGSYVPPERKDVTSLIPQQKSCKSDDENSASSTRSEGLGNVGVIAGIAAALVLLLALVFVVLYINYHPTAASSLYLIQRRKNYWPSFKFQKQQPGYTEVEGDGHEKNSIVEAGPY, from the exons atggatgtccaGACCTTCGCTGATGGTGCGATGAGGGTTTTCTCCTCAGCGGAACCCCGTGTCTTTgcaatcaccatggcaacgtaTGAAGGGCAccgaggaggagggaaagggtGTAGTTTGTTAGACACAGGGTGGTGTGTGGAGGGAGCGAGGGcttcagagggaggaagagagcgaCGAGTGAAAGTGGGATTTAAAGAAAAGTGCAGAGAAGAAGGGAGAAGATCCGTTTTACTTTCTTCCAGCGTTCGCCTGTCGCCGTCCAACATGTGTTTTAGTTTGGTGACgctgttcctctgtctttctcaaACAGAGCCGACTAAAGTTTGGCTTCATCAGCAAACAG ATGATCAGTACACTGTACAGCAGATTGAGGAGTCAACTGGAGGTGACAGTCATCTTCACAGAGCCCAGAGGTCATCCTCGGGTCATGTTATAAGCCGGGCGGTCCTGGGTGGAGAACTAACCATTGACATCCTGCCAGACAACATGACACGCATAGTG GAGGATTCTGGCAAGTATTACACATGGCGTAGCTTTGGCCCTGAGGACCAACGCACACAAGAATTATGGGTAGACATGAGTGACGTCCGACACGGCCAAGTGAGAGTCCATGGCATCCTGTCAAACTCATACAAACAGGCTGTG AATGTTGCACTGTCGTTTGACTTCCCTTTTTACGGACACTACCTGAAGCAGATCAGCATAGCAACAGGAG GGTTTATCTTCACAGGAGACAGCACCCACCGTATGCTCACCGCTACACAGTACATCGCCCCACTCATGGCTAATTTTGATCCAAGCTACTCCAGAGAGTCCACTGTGCAATACCTGGATAATG GCGAATTGTTCGTGGTCCAGTGGGAGCGAGTCAGACTCTTTGGCAAAGAGTCAGCAGGAGCCTTCACCTTTCAGGCTGCGCTTTACAAAACTGGAACAATCACGTTCAGCTACAGAGAT GTGCCGCTGTCATTAGATGTCATCAGTTCAGCTCAACATCCAGTGAAGGCAGGCTTGTCTGATGCCTTCATTGTCACGGCACCCTCCTCTAAATCACCAG ACGCTCAACGGCGTACAATTTACGAGTATGATCGGGTTGAGATAAACACTTCGAAGATTATCAACTACTCTGCTGTTGAGTTCACTCCACTACCTA CCTGCCTGAAACATGACAGCTGTGAACTGTGTCTCTCATCCAACCAAACCTCTGGCTGTAGCTGGTGTAATGTGCTCCAGAG gTGTTCGGATGGAATGgatagacacagacaggaatgGCTAGACTATGGCTGCTCAGAGCAG GACAAAGATGCAACCTGTGAAGACTACTCAAAGGACGAAAGCTTCACTGGTTCCTATGTTCCACCAGAAAGGAAGGATGTGACATCTTTGATTCCTCAACAAAAAAGCTGCAAAAGTGACG ATGAGAATTCAGCTTCTTCAACCAGAAGTGAAGGGTTGGGCAACGTAGGAGTGATAGCTGGTATAGCAGCTGCTCTTGTGCTTCTCTTGGCTCTGGTATTTGTAGTCCTATACATCAACTACCATCCCACTGCTGCATCATCACTTTACCTCATTCAG CGACGCAAGAACTACTGGCCTTCCTTCAAATTCCAGAAGCAACAACCTGGCTACACAGAAGTGGAAGGTGATGGACATGAGAAGAACAGCATTGTTGAAGCTGGGCCATATTGA
- the arl5c gene encoding putative ADP-ribosylation factor-like protein 5C isoform X1: MGFLLTKMMAAFCETADHKVIIVGLDNAGKTTILYQFLTKEAVHTSPTIGSNVEEIKVRNSSFLVWDIGGQESLRANWHTYYTNTEFVILVVDSTDRERLTISKDELHRLLTHEDLRNAAILIMANKQDVKGSMTAAEISQCLTLDSITTHSWHVQACCALTGEGLPASLDWMRSRVVAN; encoded by the exons ATGGGATTCCTGCTGACTAAGATGATGGCTGCGTTCTGTGAAACAG CAGACCACAAAGTCATCATTGTGGGTTTGGATAATGCAGGAAAGACAACCATCCTCTACCAGTT TCTCACAAAAGAAGCTGTCCACACGTCACCGACCATCGGAAGCAACGTTGAGGAGATCAAAGTACGCAACAGCAGCTTCTTGGTTTGGGATATTGGTGGACAGGAGAGCCTTCGAGCCAACTGGCACACGTACTACACCAACACAGAG TTTGTCATTCTGGTTGTGGACAGCACCGATCGGGAAAGACTCACGATAAGCAAGGACGAGCTGCACCGGCTGCTGACACACGAG GACCTGAGGAACGCAGCCATTCTTATTATGGCCAACAAACAAGACGTGAAGGGCTCCATGACAGCAGCGGAGATCTCCCAGTGCCTCACGCTTGACTCAATCACAACACACTCGTGGCATGTCCAAGCCTGCTGTGCTCTGACAGGAGAAGG CCTACCTGCCAGTCTAGACTGGATGAGGTCACGAGTTGTTGCCAACTAG